A stretch of the Planktothricoides raciborskii GIHE-MW2 genome encodes the following:
- the rpmE gene encoding 50S ribosomal protein L31, with the protein MPKPGIHPEWYPEAKVICNGEVIMTVGSTQPEMHVDVWSGNHPFYTGTQKIIDTEGRVDRFLRKYGMTSASGAKKSQSKN; encoded by the coding sequence ATGCCAAAACCAGGAATTCACCCAGAGTGGTATCCAGAAGCTAAAGTGATTTGTAACGGCGAAGTGATTATGACCGTCGGTTCGACCCAGCCAGAGATGCATGTGGATGTGTGGTCTGGCAATCATCCTTTCTATACCGGCACTCAGAAGATTATTGATACGGAAGGTCGTGTCGATCGCTTCTTGCGTAAATATGGCATGACTTCTGCTAGTGGCGCCAAAAAATCCCAGTCTAAAAATTAG
- the rpsI gene encoding 30S ribosomal protein S9 — translation MPIEDQSGRAVYWGTGRRKSSVARVRLIPGNGELKINGKKGDLYLQFNAGYISAAKAPLETLGLENEYDILVNVHGGGLTGQAESIRLGVARALCELDPSNRQPLKVEGFLTRDPRSKERKKYGLRKARKAPQYSKR, via the coding sequence ATGCCAATCGAAGATCAAAGCGGTCGCGCAGTTTATTGGGGCACCGGTCGCAGGAAGTCATCCGTTGCGAGAGTTCGTTTGATTCCCGGTAATGGTGAGTTAAAAATTAACGGCAAAAAGGGAGACCTCTATCTTCAATTTAACGCCGGTTATATCTCTGCGGCGAAAGCTCCCCTAGAAACCCTGGGGCTGGAAAATGAATATGACATTCTGGTGAATGTACATGGTGGTGGTTTAACCGGCCAAGCAGAGTCAATTCGTTTGGGAGTGGCTCGGGCTTTGTGTGAACTGGATCCTAGCAACCGTCAGCCATTGAAAGTTGAAGGTTTCCTGACCAGAGATCCTCGGTCTAAGGAACGGAAGAAATACGGTTTACGCAAAGCGCGTAAAGCTCCTCAATACTCGAAACGCTAA
- the rplM gene encoding 50S ribosomal protein L13 — protein MNKTYVPPQDSIEQNWYLVDAANQRLGRLATEIARILRGKNKPTYTPYMDTGDFVIVVNAEKVQVTGKKRDQKLYRRHSGRPGGMKVETFTKLQARIPERIIEQAVRGMLPKNSLGRQLFTKLKVYKGSEHPHAAQKPQTITIETIPGGND, from the coding sequence ATGAATAAAACTTACGTTCCACCCCAAGACTCCATAGAACAAAACTGGTATCTTGTGGATGCTGCCAATCAACGGTTGGGCAGACTCGCAACTGAAATCGCCAGAATCCTCCGGGGGAAAAATAAACCCACTTATACTCCTTACATGGATACTGGAGATTTTGTGATTGTCGTGAATGCGGAAAAAGTCCAAGTCACCGGCAAAAAACGCGACCAAAAACTCTATCGTCGTCATTCTGGAAGACCAGGTGGTATGAAAGTAGAAACTTTCACCAAACTCCAGGCTCGCATCCCAGAGCGGATTATTGAGCAAGCTGTACGCGGGATGCTGCCAAAGAACAGCTTGGGACGACAATTGTTTACCAAACTGAAAGTGTATAAGGGTTCTGAGCATCCACACGCCGCTCAAAAACCACAAACGATCACCATTGAGACAATTCCAGGAGGAAACGATTAA
- the truA gene encoding tRNA pseudouridine(38-40) synthase TruA → MMYSTGVIPNQRIALVFQYLGTNFHGWQRQPRARTVQEEMEKALFEILGEPVGVYAAGRTDTGVHAAAQVAHFNTSSSIPAHKWAAVLNNAVPKDIQILASAAVPLDWHARFSAKWRRYRYTLYTDSQPNVFVQPFTWHYYYEALDESLVQAALRPLVGHHHLAAFHRAGSQRQHSWVDVQEAICYRHRPFVHIEVQANGFLYGMMRLLVGMLVQVGRGERSLENFNQLWTNELREEVKYAAPAHGLCLLRVGYDNFPFPPEIWHDTMPKFTFSPQC, encoded by the coding sequence ATGATGTATTCCACTGGTGTTATCCCCAACCAAAGAATTGCCTTAGTTTTTCAATACTTAGGCACTAATTTTCATGGTTGGCAGCGACAACCTAGAGCTAGAACGGTACAAGAAGAGATGGAAAAAGCTCTTTTTGAGATCCTCGGTGAACCAGTGGGAGTCTATGCTGCCGGTAGAACTGATACAGGGGTTCATGCTGCCGCCCAAGTCGCTCACTTTAACACGAGTAGTTCAATTCCTGCCCATAAATGGGCAGCAGTTTTGAATAATGCGGTGCCCAAGGATATTCAAATTCTGGCATCAGCAGCAGTCCCTTTAGACTGGCACGCTCGGTTTTCGGCGAAGTGGCGACGGTATCGCTACACCCTTTACACCGATTCACAGCCCAATGTTTTTGTTCAGCCATTTACTTGGCATTATTATTATGAAGCGTTGGATGAATCATTAGTTCAAGCGGCTCTCCGTCCTTTGGTTGGTCATCACCATTTGGCGGCTTTTCATCGGGCTGGATCCCAACGGCAGCACTCTTGGGTGGATGTACAAGAAGCTATCTGTTATCGGCATAGGCCATTCGTTCATATAGAAGTACAGGCTAATGGGTTTCTTTATGGGATGATGCGGCTACTGGTCGGGATGTTAGTCCAAGTTGGTCGAGGTGAGCGATCGCTGGAAAATTTTAACCAACTTTGGACGAACGAACTCCGAGAAGAAGTTAAGTACGCTGCCCCCGCTCATGGTCTTTGTCTTTTGCGAGTGGGTTATGATAACTTTCCTTTTCCACCAGAAATCTGGCATGACACTATGCCTAAATTTACATTTAGTCCTCAATGTTGA
- the rplQ gene encoding 50S ribosomal protein L17 gives MRHRCRVPQLGKPADQRKALLRSLSTELIRYGRITTTKVRAKAVQSEAERMITLAKDGSLSARRRALGYMYDKQLVHALFEQAKERYGNRNGGYTRILRTIPRRGDNAEMAIIELV, from the coding sequence ATGCGTCACCGTTGTCGTGTCCCTCAGCTAGGTAAACCCGCCGATCAGCGAAAAGCACTGTTGCGATCGCTGAGTACAGAATTGATTCGTTATGGTCGGATTACCACGACGAAAGTTCGTGCTAAAGCAGTGCAGTCAGAAGCCGAACGCATGATTACTTTAGCCAAAGATGGTAGCTTATCCGCTCGGCGGAGAGCCTTGGGCTATATGTATGATAAACAGCTAGTTCATGCGCTATTTGAGCAAGCCAAAGAACGTTACGGTAATCGTAACGGTGGATATACTCGCATCCTGCGAACCATCCCTCGTCGGGGTGACAATGCTGAAATGGCAATTATTGAGCTAGTTTAA
- a CDS encoding DNA-directed RNA polymerase subunit alpha gives MAQFQIECVESSTDKNQSQYGKFVLEPLERGQGITVGNALRRVLLSNLEGAAVTAVRIAGVNHEFATIPGVREDVLEILLNMKEIVLKSHSSQPQIGRLLAQGSTTVTAANFELPSEVEVVDPSQYIATLSEGATLEMEFRVEQGKGYRAVDRDREDNTALDFLLIDAVFMPVRKVNYTVEAARIGESLEQDRLILEIWTNGSISTQEALSQSANILVDLFTQVKEVNLESTHKESTDDSDPTSQIPIEELQLSVRAYNCLKRAQINSVADLLGYSQEDLLEIKNFGQKSAEEVIEALQKRLGITLPQEKSAKSSS, from the coding sequence GTGGCGCAGTTTCAGATTGAGTGTGTAGAGTCAAGCACTGACAAAAACCAGAGTCAGTACGGCAAATTTGTTCTGGAGCCGCTGGAGCGGGGCCAAGGAATCACTGTCGGTAATGCCCTCAGAAGAGTTCTGCTGTCCAATTTAGAAGGCGCAGCAGTTACAGCCGTTCGCATTGCTGGTGTCAATCATGAGTTTGCTACAATTCCCGGTGTCCGGGAGGATGTTTTGGAAATCCTCCTGAATATGAAGGAAATTGTCCTCAAAAGTCATTCCTCTCAACCCCAGATTGGTCGATTATTGGCTCAGGGTTCAACAACTGTTACTGCGGCTAACTTTGAGTTGCCCTCAGAGGTAGAAGTTGTTGATCCGAGTCAGTATATTGCGACTCTTTCAGAAGGGGCCACTCTAGAAATGGAATTTAGAGTGGAACAGGGGAAAGGATATCGAGCCGTGGATCGCGATCGCGAAGATAACACGGCTTTGGACTTTCTCTTGATTGACGCGGTATTTATGCCAGTTCGCAAGGTTAACTATACCGTTGAGGCCGCTAGAATTGGGGAATCTCTAGAACAAGACCGATTGATTCTGGAAATTTGGACAAATGGCAGTATCTCAACCCAAGAAGCACTCAGCCAATCTGCGAATATTTTGGTCGATCTGTTTACCCAGGTTAAAGAAGTCAATCTAGAATCGACCCACAAAGAATCTACCGATGATTCTGATCCCACCAGTCAGATTCCGATTGAAGAATTACAGTTGAGTGTCCGAGCTTATAACTGTCTGAAGCGGGCACAAATTAACTCCGTGGCAGATTTGCTTGGCTACAGTCAGGAAGACCTGCTGGAAATTAAGAACTTTGGTCAAAAATCAGCAGAAGAAGTGATTGAAGCTCTGCAAAAACGTTTAGGGATTACGTTGCCTCAAGAAAAATCTGCTAAGTCTAGTAGCTGA
- the rpsK gene encoding 30S ribosomal protein S11, producing the protein MARQSTKKSGSRKQKRNVPNGVGYIQSTFNNTIVTITDPNGEVISWASAGSSGFKGAKKGTPYAAQTAAENAARRAMDQGMRQVEVMVSGPGSGRETAIRALQAAGLEITLIRDITPIPHNGCRPPKRRRV; encoded by the coding sequence ATGGCGCGACAATCAACTAAAAAGAGCGGATCTCGTAAACAAAAAAGAAATGTACCCAATGGTGTGGGCTACATTCAGTCTACGTTTAACAACACGATCGTCACAATTACCGATCCCAATGGTGAAGTGATTTCTTGGGCTTCAGCCGGTTCCAGTGGTTTTAAAGGGGCAAAAAAAGGCACTCCTTATGCGGCACAAACGGCAGCAGAAAATGCCGCCCGTCGAGCCATGGATCAAGGTATGCGCCAAGTTGAGGTGATGGTTAGTGGTCCGGGATCGGGTCGGGAAACAGCCATTAGAGCGCTGCAAGCCGCTGGTCTGGAAATTACCTTGATTCGAGATATTACCCCAATTCCTCACAATGGTTGCCGACCACCCAAGCGTCGTCGAGTTTAG
- the rpsM gene encoding 30S ribosomal protein S13 — MARIAGVDLPRDKRVEIGLRYIYGIGPTRAKEVLAQTGVNPDTRVKDLSEADVAALREAVETNYQVEGDLRRQEAMYIKRLMDIGCYRGRRHRMGLPVRGQRTRTNARTRRGSRRTVAGKKKAPAKK; from the coding sequence GTGGCACGGATTGCCGGGGTAGACCTTCCTCGCGATAAGCGAGTAGAAATCGGTCTACGATATATCTATGGAATTGGCCCAACCCGGGCTAAAGAAGTCCTCGCTCAAACAGGTGTCAATCCAGATACCAGAGTCAAAGACCTTAGTGAGGCTGATGTGGCGGCTTTGCGAGAAGCCGTGGAAACAAATTATCAAGTCGAAGGAGACCTCAGACGCCAAGAGGCCATGTATATCAAGCGCCTCATGGATATTGGCTGCTACCGAGGCCGTCGCCATCGGATGGGCTTGCCTGTTCGTGGTCAAAGAACTCGAACCAATGCACGGACTCGTCGGGGATCCCGTCGCACTGTGGCCGGTAAGAAGAAGGCTCCCGCTAAGAAATAG
- the rpmJ gene encoding 50S ribosomal protein L36 codes for MKVRASVKKMCEKCRVIRRRGRVMVICSNPKHKQRQG; via the coding sequence ATGAAAGTTAGAGCATCTGTCAAGAAAATGTGTGAGAAATGCCGCGTCATTCGTCGTCGTGGTCGGGTGATGGTAATTTGTTCTAACCCCAAACATAAACAACGCCAAGGTTAG
- the infA gene encoding translation initiation factor IF-1, translating into MAKQDLIEMEGTVTESLPNAMFRVDLDNGFNVLAHISGKIRRNYIKILPGDRVKVELTPYDLTKGRITYRLRKK; encoded by the coding sequence TTGGCTAAACAAGATTTGATTGAAATGGAAGGTACGGTGACAGAATCCCTACCTAATGCGATGTTTCGAGTTGACCTGGATAACGGTTTTAACGTCTTAGCGCATATTTCTGGGAAAATTCGGCGAAATTACATCAAAATTCTGCCAGGCGATCGCGTGAAAGTCGAGTTGACTCCTTATGATTTAACCAAAGGAAGAATCACTTATCGTCTCCGGAAAAAGTAA
- a CDS encoding adenylate kinase: MSRLIFLGPPGAGKGTQAMRLANLYEIPHISTGDLLRTAVQEQTPLGKKAQEYMDQGDLVPDDLMLDLVLHRLEDDDVAKGWILDGFPRTVSQASFLDHLLAEIHQRCNCVLNLEVPDETLVSRMLGRGRKDDNEQTIRHRLEIYHHETAPVIDYYRERNQLVSVNGNLSMDEVTSELTKVIHP, from the coding sequence ATTTCACGCTTAATTTTTTTGGGGCCACCAGGAGCGGGAAAAGGAACTCAAGCCATGCGATTGGCTAATCTCTATGAAATTCCGCATATTTCTACTGGGGATCTGCTGCGTACTGCTGTGCAAGAGCAAACTCCTCTGGGTAAAAAAGCTCAAGAATATATGGATCAGGGGGATTTAGTTCCTGATGATCTGATGTTAGACCTGGTTCTGCATCGTCTGGAAGATGATGATGTGGCGAAGGGATGGATTCTTGATGGATTCCCCCGTACTGTTTCTCAGGCATCTTTTTTGGATCATCTTTTAGCAGAAATTCATCAAAGGTGCAATTGTGTGCTGAATCTGGAAGTCCCAGACGAAACCTTGGTCTCTAGGATGTTGGGACGGGGACGCAAAGATGATAATGAACAAACCATTCGACATCGGTTGGAAATTTATCATCACGAAACCGCTCCGGTGATTGATTACTATCGGGAACGGAATCAGCTTGTTTCGGTGAATGGCAATTTGTCAATGGATGAGGTGACTTCAGAGTTGACAAAGGTGATTCATCCGTAA
- the secY gene encoding preprotein translocase subunit SecY, with product MVVSRDKAPTAQETFMQMAQAAGLRGRLLVTVGMLILVRFGVFLPVPGIDREAFEQNVSGSPLIGFLDLFSGGGLRALGIFALGILPYINASIIIQLLTAALPSLEDLQKNEGEAGRRKISQITRYVSLGWALLQSTGIAIWVSSYAENPGPVFLFKTALALTAGSMFVMWVSELITERGVGNGASLLIFLNIVAVLPRSLGQTIELAQQDQAIVGRVILLLLVFLIMIVGIVFVQEGTRRIPILSARRQVGRKLYRERSSYLPLRLNQGGVMPIIFASAVLILPGSLAEFANNSFLIQVANYLSPGGPTPWLYVSFYLLLILFFSYFYASLIINPVDMAQNLKKMGASIPGIRPGRTTSEYIERVLNRLTFLGAIFLGLVAIVPTAVESATRVQTFRGLGATSLLIIVGVAIDTAKQIQTYVISQRYEGMVKQ from the coding sequence ATGGTTGTTAGTAGAGATAAGGCACCAACGGCTCAGGAGACTTTTATGCAGATGGCTCAAGCAGCTGGCCTTAGAGGTCGGCTGCTTGTCACCGTTGGCATGTTAATTTTAGTGCGGTTTGGGGTCTTTTTACCAGTTCCAGGCATTGATCGAGAAGCATTTGAACAAAACGTCAGTGGTAGCCCATTAATCGGTTTTTTAGATTTATTTTCTGGCGGGGGCTTACGGGCGTTAGGAATTTTTGCTTTAGGCATTTTGCCTTACATTAATGCTTCGATTATCATTCAACTTTTAACGGCTGCTTTGCCTAGTTTGGAAGATTTGCAGAAAAATGAAGGGGAAGCAGGACGGCGAAAAATCTCTCAGATTACTCGTTATGTCTCTTTAGGATGGGCTTTGCTGCAAAGCACTGGGATTGCCATTTGGGTTAGCTCTTATGCGGAAAACCCCGGCCCAGTATTCTTGTTTAAAACCGCTCTCGCTCTGACCGCAGGATCCATGTTTGTCATGTGGGTTTCTGAACTGATTACTGAGCGGGGTGTTGGCAATGGGGCTTCTCTGTTAATTTTTCTGAATATTGTGGCAGTTCTGCCACGATCTTTGGGTCAAACCATTGAACTGGCTCAACAAGATCAAGCGATTGTTGGTCGGGTGATTCTTCTGCTTTTGGTGTTCCTGATTATGATTGTCGGGATTGTTTTTGTCCAAGAAGGAACCCGCAGAATTCCGATTTTATCCGCCCGACGCCAGGTGGGACGAAAGCTTTACCGTGAGCGGAGTAGCTATTTACCCCTGCGCTTGAATCAAGGTGGCGTTATGCCAATTATCTTTGCTTCGGCGGTTTTGATTCTCCCTGGATCTTTGGCAGAATTTGCCAATAATTCTTTTTTAATTCAAGTGGCTAATTACTTGAGTCCAGGTGGTCCAACGCCTTGGCTTTATGTCTCGTTTTATCTACTGCTCATTCTTTTCTTCAGCTATTTCTACGCTTCTTTGATTATCAATCCTGTGGATATGGCTCAAAATTTGAAGAAGATGGGGGCTAGTATTCCTGGAATTCGTCCTGGACGCACGACTAGCGAGTATATAGAACGGGTGTTGAATCGCTTGACTTTTTTGGGGGCGATTTTTCTCGGTCTGGTGGCAATTGTACCCACAGCGGTGGAAAGTGCAACCAGAGTGCAGACATTTCGCGGTCTGGGTGCCACTTCACTGCTGATTATTGTCGGTGTGGCCATTGATACGGCGAAGCAAATCCAGACTTATGTGATTTCCCAGCGTTATGAAGGAATGGTGAAACAGTAG
- the rplO gene encoding 50S ribosomal protein L15 translates to MRLQDVQPKKGSSKRPRRLGRGISAGQGASSGKGMRGQKSRSGGSTRPGFEGGQQPLYRRIPKLKHFTVINRKHYTIINVSKLASLSANSEVTLASLMEAGIVTTNDGPLKILGDGELNVALHVKAAAFTANARAKISAAGGSCEIVDTARG, encoded by the coding sequence ATGAGATTGCAAGATGTACAGCCAAAAAAAGGCTCATCAAAGCGTCCTCGACGTTTAGGACGGGGGATTTCGGCTGGTCAAGGTGCGAGTTCCGGTAAGGGAATGCGCGGTCAAAAATCTAGGTCAGGTGGCAGCACTAGACCCGGATTTGAAGGCGGACAACAGCCTCTTTATCGTCGCATACCTAAACTAAAACACTTTACTGTCATCAATCGAAAACATTACACTATTATTAATGTCAGTAAATTAGCATCTCTCTCTGCCAACAGTGAGGTGACACTTGCCTCATTGATGGAGGCTGGCATTGTTACAACCAATGACGGCCCTCTGAAAATCTTGGGTGATGGGGAACTCAATGTTGCCCTGCATGTGAAAGCCGCTGCTTTTACCGCTAATGCCCGTGCCAAGATTTCAGCCGCAGGGGGGAGTTGCGAAATTGTGGATACCGCTAGGGGTTAG
- the rpsE gene encoding 30S ribosomal protein S5: MADRRKKSSRNREKETDWQERVVQIRRVTKVVKGGKKLSFRAVVVVGNERGQVGVGVGKAGDVIGAVKKGVADGKKHLVDVPLNKSNSIPHPANGSSGGAKVIMRPAAPGTGVIAGGAVRTVLELAGVRNILAKQLGSSNPLNNARAAVEALDSLRTLADVAQERGIAIEKLYAS; the protein is encoded by the coding sequence ATGGCAGATCGTCGGAAAAAAAGTAGTCGTAATCGGGAAAAAGAAACCGATTGGCAAGAGCGGGTAGTTCAGATTCGTCGCGTTACCAAAGTGGTAAAGGGCGGTAAAAAACTCAGTTTCCGGGCTGTGGTGGTTGTCGGTAACGAACGCGGTCAAGTCGGTGTAGGTGTTGGCAAAGCCGGTGATGTGATCGGCGCCGTCAAAAAAGGGGTGGCCGATGGCAAAAAGCACCTAGTTGATGTACCCCTGAATAAATCTAATTCAATTCCCCACCCAGCCAATGGGAGCAGTGGCGGAGCCAAAGTGATTATGAGACCGGCTGCCCCTGGTACTGGTGTAATTGCTGGTGGAGCGGTCAGAACAGTTTTAGAGTTGGCCGGAGTTCGCAATATTTTGGCCAAGCAACTTGGTTCCAGCAATCCTCTAAATAATGCTAGAGCAGCAGTTGAAGCCCTCGATAGTCTTCGCACATTAGCGGATGTGGCACAAGAACGTGGGATTGCGATCGAAAAGCTCTATGCATCATAA
- the rplR gene encoding 50S ribosomal protein L18, which translates to MKLTRKEFIQRRHQRVRRKVFGTSERPRLAVFRSNKHIYAQVIDDTKHHTLVSASTLDHELKPELSTGATCDASAQVGQLIAQRAKAKGIEKVVFDRGGNLYHGRIKSLADAAREAGLDF; encoded by the coding sequence ATGAAGCTGACTCGTAAGGAATTTATTCAGCGTCGGCATCAGCGCGTCCGGCGCAAGGTCTTTGGGACATCAGAACGTCCTCGTTTGGCAGTGTTTCGGTCAAATAAGCATATTTATGCTCAAGTGATCGACGATACCAAGCACCATACCCTAGTATCTGCCTCAACTTTGGATCATGAATTAAAACCTGAATTAAGCACTGGTGCTACCTGTGATGCTTCGGCTCAAGTTGGGCAACTGATTGCCCAACGTGCTAAAGCAAAAGGCATCGAAAAAGTGGTTTTTGATCGGGGTGGTAATCTTTATCATGGCCGGATTAAATCTTTAGCTGATGCGGCTCGTGAAGCTGGTTTGGATTTTTAA
- the rplF gene encoding 50S ribosomal protein L6, producing the protein MSRIGKRPIKVPDKVTVTIEGQNVSVKGAKGTLTRELPPEVIVEQQDDTLMVKRRDESRNARQRHGLSRTLVANMVEGVSKGFQKRLLIQGVGYRAQIQGRNLILNVGYSKPVEIVPPEGIQLAVETNTNVIVSGIDKELVGNQAARIRAVRPPEVYKGKGIRYEGEVIKLKAGKAGKK; encoded by the coding sequence ATGTCTCGAATTGGTAAGCGCCCCATCAAAGTTCCTGACAAAGTGACGGTTACCATCGAGGGGCAGAACGTATCCGTCAAAGGGGCAAAGGGGACTCTCACTAGAGAGCTACCACCTGAAGTCATCGTGGAACAACAGGATGATACCCTGATGGTGAAACGGCGAGATGAATCTCGCAATGCCCGTCAACGTCATGGTTTGTCTCGCACATTGGTTGCGAATATGGTTGAGGGGGTCTCCAAAGGCTTTCAAAAACGTTTATTAATTCAGGGAGTTGGCTATCGGGCGCAAATCCAAGGCCGAAATCTGATTTTAAACGTTGGTTACAGTAAACCTGTAGAGATTGTTCCCCCTGAAGGCATCCAGTTGGCCGTAGAAACCAATACCAATGTCATAGTCAGCGGCATTGATAAAGAATTGGTTGGTAATCAAGCGGCTCGAATCCGTGCGGTACGCCCCCCAGAAGTTTACAAAGGTAAAGGCATTCGCTATGAGGGCGAAGTGATTAAACTTAAAGCTGGCAAGGCAGGGAAGAAATAG
- the rpsH gene encoding 30S ribosomal protein S8, translated as MAANDTIADMLTRIRNASLARHQTTEVPSTKMTRSIAKVLLEEGFITEYKEVGEGVKKTLMISLKYKGKNRQPIIKTLKRVSTPGLRVYSNRKELPRVLGGIGIAIISTSSGIMTDRDARSQGLGGEVLAYVW; from the coding sequence ATGGCGGCTAACGATACGATTGCAGATATGCTTACACGCATCCGCAATGCTAGTCTGGCAAGGCACCAAACAACTGAAGTTCCATCAACAAAAATGACCCGTTCTATTGCCAAAGTCCTTTTGGAAGAAGGCTTTATTACGGAGTATAAAGAAGTTGGGGAAGGCGTCAAAAAAACCTTGATGATTTCATTGAAATATAAAGGCAAAAACCGTCAGCCTATTATCAAAACCCTAAAGCGAGTAAGTACACCGGGCTTACGAGTTTACTCTAATAGGAAAGAGTTACCACGGGTTTTAGGCGGGATTGGCATTGCCATCATTTCGACATCATCGGGAATTATGACCGACAGAGATGCCCGCAGCCAAGGCTTGGGTGGAGAAGTGCTGGCTTATGTCTGGTAG
- the rplE gene encoding 50S ribosomal protein L5, whose protein sequence is MSETLKNRYEDKIVAKLMEQFSYKNIHQVPKVVKVTVNRGLGDASQNAKALESSIQEIALITGQKPVVTRAKKAIAGFKIRQGMPIGVMVTLRSDRMYAFLDRLINLALPRIRDFRGISPKSFDGRGNYNLGLREQLIFPEIEYDRIDQIRGMDISIVTTANTDEEGRALLKEMGMPFRDK, encoded by the coding sequence ATGTCAGAAACACTCAAAAATCGGTATGAAGATAAAATTGTAGCCAAATTGATGGAACAATTTAGCTACAAGAACATCCATCAGGTGCCGAAGGTGGTGAAAGTCACTGTCAACCGAGGCTTAGGTGATGCCTCTCAGAATGCCAAAGCTCTGGAATCATCGATTCAAGAAATTGCTCTGATCACGGGTCAAAAGCCAGTTGTTACTCGGGCAAAGAAGGCGATCGCCGGATTTAAAATCCGTCAAGGAATGCCGATTGGCGTCATGGTGACACTTCGTTCCGACCGGATGTATGCATTTTTGGATCGCTTGATCAACTTAGCATTACCAAGAATTCGGGATTTTCGCGGCATTAGTCCAAAAAGCTTTGATGGCCGAGGCAACTACAACCTAGGCTTGAGAGAACAGCTAATTTTTCCAGAAATAGAATACGATCGCATCGATCAAATCCGAGGAATGGACATTTCAATCGTCACAACGGCAAACACAGACGAAGAGGGCCGCGCCTTGCTCAAAGAAATGGGTATGCCCTTCCGGGACAAATAG
- the rplX gene encoding 50S ribosomal protein L24: MATKQSKAPNTYKMHVKKGDTVQVIAGKEKGKIGEIIKALPKTSQVVVKGVNIRTKHVKPQQEGESGRIETFESPIHSSNVMLYSTKNEVASRVCYTFTEEGRKVRMLKKTGEIID; encoded by the coding sequence ATGGCGACCAAGCAAAGCAAAGCGCCCAACACTTACAAGATGCACGTTAAAAAAGGTGACACTGTACAAGTGATTGCTGGCAAAGAAAAAGGCAAAATTGGCGAAATTATTAAAGCACTTCCCAAGACTAGCCAAGTGGTTGTGAAAGGCGTGAATATTAGAACTAAGCACGTCAAACCTCAACAAGAGGGTGAATCCGGTAGAATCGAAACTTTTGAGTCGCCGATTCATAGCTCTAACGTGATGCTTTATTCGACTAAAAATGAAGTAGCCAGCCGAGTCTGCTACACTTTCACCGAAGAAGGACGGAAAGTGCGTATGCTCAAAAAAACTGGTGAAATTATTGACTAA
- the rplN gene encoding 50S ribosomal protein L14, which translates to MIQKESYLNVADNSGARKLMCIRVLGGNRTYAGVGDVIIAVVKDAIPNMAVKKSDIVRAVVVRTRKGIRRSSGMSIRFDDNAAVIVNQDGNPKGTRVFGPVARELRDKNYTKIVSLAPEVL; encoded by the coding sequence GTGATTCAGAAAGAGTCTTATCTTAATGTTGCCGATAACAGCGGAGCTCGTAAATTAATGTGCATCCGGGTTTTAGGTGGCAACAGAACTTACGCAGGTGTAGGTGATGTAATTATTGCCGTGGTTAAAGATGCCATTCCCAATATGGCAGTGAAAAAGTCCGATATCGTTAGAGCCGTTGTCGTGCGTACTCGTAAAGGAATTCGCCGTTCCAGTGGTATGAGCATTCGGTTCGACGACAACGCTGCCGTGATTGTGAACCAAGATGGGAACCCCAAAGGAACTCGCGTTTTTGGTCCGGTGGCTCGCGAATTACGCGATAAAAACTACACTAAAATTGTTTCCTTAGCGCCGGAGGTACTCTGA